From Aedes albopictus strain Foshan chromosome 1, AalbF5, whole genome shotgun sequence, one genomic window encodes:
- the LOC109405229 gene encoding AN1-type zinc finger protein 2A translates to MEFPHLGKHCSEQYCRKLDFLPMKCDACGEIFCSEHFSYQTHSCHSAHKKDVQVPICPLCGDPVPTARDVSPDVTVGAHIDQFCKSEKKKIYTNRCSYKNCKRKELVPFSCGVCKRNYCLKHRHTLDHECSGASGGGVPPRSLAAQAAVQRQQQQHQSSRSVPQQSRTNASQLATAVQGDMSEDEALARALALSMQEEEDERARAARDANGSNGRNPARSGISVGGNGAKDKCNLS, encoded by the exons ATGGAATTTCCGCATTTGGGTAAACATTGTTCGGAGCAGTATTGCCGCAAGCTCG ATTTCCTGCCGATGAAATGCGACGCTTGTGGGGAGATTTTCTG TTCGGAGCACTTCAGCTACCAAACACATTCCTGCCATTCGGCGCACAAGAAGGACGTCCAGGTTCCGATCTGTCCGCTGTGCGGCGATCCGGTTCCCACCGCCCGGGATGTTTCCCCGGACGTGACCGTCGGAGCCCACATTGACCAATTTTGCAAATCGGAGAAGAAAAAGATCTACACCAACCGGTGTTCGTACAAGAACTGCAAAAGGAAAGAACTGGTGCCATTCTCGTGTGGAGTTTGCAAACGGAACTACTGCCTCAAGCACCGTCACACGTTGGATCACGAATGTTCCGGTGCTAGTGGCGGCGGCGTTCCGCCACGGAGTCTGGCTGCCCAAGCTGCTGTGCagcgtcagcagcagcagcatcaaagTTCCCGCAGCGTGCCACAGCAGTCACGAACCAATGCTAGTCAACTGGCCACGGCCGTTCAGGGTGATATGTCCGAGGACGAGGCCCTGGCCCGGGCACTGGCCCTGTCCATGCAGGAGGAAGAAGACGAACGAGCTCGTGCCGCTCGGGATGCAAACGGTAGCAACGGAAGGAATCCGGCGCGCAGTGGCATATCGGTCGGTGGCAATGGGGCCAAGGACAAGTGCAATCTATCGTGA